Proteins from a genomic interval of Piscinibacter sp. HJYY11:
- a CDS encoding malto-oligosyltrehalose synthase: MDELRQALERLCERYGVLTVFHDVWGKRHEASNEALVKLLGELGVDAATVEAATAAERAAKAAQEREGKPALVALDAGSTDWAVPVRLQAPLRALRWSITEEGGALHQGELPLGDTGMAQLQLRPGVPLPAGYHRLQLEGWPEDTLLVAAPAHCHEPPALAGGRTWGPAVQLYALRSDRNWGIGDFGDLATVIEQWSAQGAGIVGVNPLHAMFGHNPLHMSPYSPSSRQQLNTLYLDVEALPDLQECEPARQQLASPGFQARLAALRATPTVDYAGVAQAKAEVLRTLYACFRERHLATGSSRAAEFRRFQAARAPGLRLHASFEALQAHFHAKDSLVWGWPVWPEAYRKPESPEVQRFIAEHEEEVEYHEYLQWQADLQLARLSRRCRERGMAVGLYLDLAVSVDRAGSDTWGHQAAYAQGATVGAPPDEVNPNGQGWGLPPLKPDGLLRDVSLFVATLRAAMRHAGAVRIDHVMGLMRLYWIPPGSSAREGAYVLYPLQALLAIVAIESERNRCMVIGEDLGTVADEMRSAMQERQLLSYRLLYFEREHGGAFKAPEAYPHKSLVAVSTHDLATLAGWWRGHDLDVRQALNLFPTPQMHEQQRAERAHDRLRLLNALQQRGLLPTEGHIDASGTQPLARAVSEAVHAYVASTPAQLMMVQLEDALGVPDQANLPGTVDEHPNWRRKLPLGLEAMAHNPRVSALCARIASIRPSPVGTLAARPQGRAAAVIPRATYRLQLHKDFNFDNALAVLPYLHRLGVSHLYCSPISRARPGSLHGYDVVAHGEISPELGGREGFERFANTVREMGMGLILDMVPNHMGVLAADNPWWTDVLENGQASAYARHFDIDWHPVNADLEGKVLLPVLGEHYGDVLAHQQLRLGFEPTRGRLVLRYFDHCFPLALRSYALVLTQAAQRLGDGHTRGQVEGLADSFAALPARPAFDVSIARSREELKSRLAELAQGHAEVAAAIDAALEVINGEETRDTLHALHEGQHYRLAYWRVAADEINYRRFFDINDLAALRMEEPAVFEATHAMALDLAAQGLVDGLRIDHPDGLHDPARYFQQLQSGYAERAGITLPPQQSGERPARPLYVVAEKIAAPHEDVPEDWAIHGTTGYRFGTVVNGVLVDGSAAERFDRIWQHFSGEREPFAELVYRGKRSVARTALASELTVLATALMRIARADRRTRDYTFNALRDALAEVAACMPVYRTYILGKASAQDLRFLDWAVAHARKRSDAPDRSVFDFVSRVLRGQGPDGVALPPEHAAWQFAARFQQFCSPVAAKGVEDTAFYQYHRLVSLNEVGGDPGPFGMTVRAFHGATADRAARWPHTILATSTHDNKRSEDVRNRVNVLSEMPGAWRLGLARWRRLARSHKSEINGAPAPSAADEYLFYQTLLGTLPAGGLDEAGLPAYRERIEQYMLKAAREAKRHTSWVCPDEVYEAALVGFVRGVLARVQPNPLLNDLQASASALAWYGALNSLSMVLMKFTSPGVPDLYQGNELVTLDLVDPDNRRPVDFSLRDCHLTALEAMQSEPDLKQHLHELAEQPQDGRAKLWLTWRLLQLRAERPALFSDGRYVPLTVTGARHEQAIAYAREHGHEVLVVVVARFFSRLSPEPGVLPFGEAVWGDTAVDLSPLGEQLASATCTDALTGRPFDMQDQPLPLAQAFSLFPAVALRFTR, from the coding sequence ATGGATGAGCTGCGCCAAGCCCTCGAGCGCCTGTGCGAGCGCTACGGCGTGCTCACCGTGTTCCACGACGTGTGGGGCAAGCGCCATGAGGCCTCGAACGAGGCGCTGGTGAAGCTGCTCGGCGAGCTGGGCGTCGACGCCGCCACCGTCGAAGCCGCCACCGCCGCAGAGCGCGCAGCCAAGGCCGCGCAGGAGCGCGAGGGCAAGCCGGCGCTCGTCGCCCTGGACGCCGGCAGCACCGACTGGGCAGTGCCGGTGCGCTTGCAGGCGCCGCTGCGGGCCCTGCGCTGGTCGATCACGGAAGAGGGTGGGGCCCTGCACCAGGGCGAACTGCCGCTCGGCGACACGGGCATGGCGCAGCTTCAGCTGCGGCCGGGCGTGCCGCTGCCTGCGGGCTACCACCGCCTGCAGCTCGAAGGCTGGCCCGAGGACACGCTGCTCGTGGCCGCCCCCGCGCATTGCCACGAGCCACCCGCCTTGGCGGGTGGCCGCACCTGGGGCCCGGCGGTGCAGCTCTACGCGCTGCGCTCCGACCGCAACTGGGGCATCGGCGACTTCGGCGACCTCGCCACCGTCATCGAGCAGTGGAGCGCGCAAGGTGCCGGCATCGTGGGCGTGAACCCGCTGCACGCGATGTTCGGCCACAACCCGTTGCACATGAGCCCGTACAGCCCGTCGTCGCGGCAGCAGCTCAACACGCTCTACCTCGACGTGGAAGCGCTGCCCGACCTGCAGGAGTGCGAGCCCGCGCGCCAGCAGCTCGCCTCGCCCGGGTTCCAGGCGCGGCTCGCAGCCCTGCGCGCCACGCCCACGGTCGACTACGCCGGCGTCGCACAGGCCAAGGCCGAAGTGCTGCGCACGCTGTATGCGTGCTTCCGAGAGCGGCATCTCGCGACCGGCAGCAGCCGCGCGGCAGAGTTCCGCCGCTTCCAGGCCGCGCGCGCGCCGGGCCTGCGCCTGCATGCGAGCTTCGAGGCCCTGCAGGCGCACTTCCATGCGAAGGACTCGCTGGTCTGGGGCTGGCCGGTCTGGCCCGAGGCCTACCGCAAGCCCGAGTCGCCCGAGGTGCAGCGCTTCATTGCCGAGCACGAAGAGGAGGTCGAGTACCACGAATACCTGCAGTGGCAGGCCGACCTGCAGCTCGCGCGGCTGTCGCGCCGCTGCCGCGAGCGCGGCATGGCGGTCGGGCTGTACCTCGACCTCGCGGTCTCGGTCGACCGCGCGGGCTCCGACACCTGGGGCCACCAGGCGGCCTATGCGCAGGGCGCGACGGTGGGCGCGCCGCCCGATGAGGTCAACCCGAACGGGCAGGGCTGGGGCCTGCCACCGCTCAAGCCCGACGGCCTGCTGCGCGACGTGAGCCTCTTCGTGGCCACCCTGCGCGCGGCGATGCGCCATGCGGGCGCGGTGCGCATCGACCACGTGATGGGTCTGATGCGGCTGTACTGGATCCCGCCTGGCAGCTCGGCGCGCGAGGGCGCCTACGTGCTCTACCCGCTGCAGGCGCTGCTCGCCATCGTGGCGATCGAGAGCGAGCGCAACCGCTGCATGGTGATCGGCGAAGACCTCGGCACCGTGGCTGACGAGATGCGCTCGGCCATGCAGGAGCGGCAGCTGCTGTCGTATCGGCTGCTGTACTTCGAGCGCGAGCACGGCGGTGCCTTCAAGGCGCCCGAGGCCTACCCGCACAAGTCGCTGGTGGCGGTGAGCACGCATGACCTGGCCACGCTCGCGGGCTGGTGGCGCGGGCACGACCTCGACGTGCGGCAGGCGCTCAACCTCTTCCCCACGCCGCAGATGCACGAGCAGCAGCGCGCCGAGCGCGCCCACGACCGGCTGCGCCTGCTCAACGCCCTCCAGCAGCGCGGCCTGCTGCCGACCGAAGGACACATCGATGCGAGTGGCACGCAGCCCCTGGCACGGGCCGTGTCGGAGGCGGTGCATGCCTACGTGGCCAGCACGCCCGCGCAGCTGATGATGGTGCAGCTGGAAGACGCGCTCGGCGTGCCCGACCAGGCCAACCTGCCGGGCACGGTCGACGAGCACCCCAACTGGCGCCGCAAGCTGCCGCTCGGGCTGGAGGCCATGGCGCACAACCCGCGCGTCTCGGCGCTGTGTGCGCGCATCGCGTCCATCCGCCCGTCGCCGGTGGGCACGCTCGCCGCGCGGCCGCAGGGGCGGGCGGCGGCGGTGATCCCGCGCGCCACCTACCGTCTGCAGCTGCACAAGGACTTCAACTTCGACAACGCGCTGGCCGTGCTGCCCTACCTGCACCGCCTGGGCGTGAGCCACCTCTACTGCTCGCCGATCTCGCGCGCACGGCCGGGCAGCCTGCACGGCTACGACGTGGTGGCGCACGGCGAGATCAGCCCCGAGCTCGGCGGGCGCGAAGGCTTCGAGCGGTTTGCCAACACCGTGCGCGAGATGGGCATGGGCCTGATCCTCGACATGGTGCCCAACCACATGGGCGTGCTCGCCGCCGACAACCCCTGGTGGACCGACGTGCTCGAGAACGGCCAGGCCTCGGCCTATGCCCGCCATTTCGACATCGACTGGCACCCGGTCAACGCCGACCTCGAAGGCAAGGTGCTGTTGCCGGTGCTCGGCGAGCATTACGGCGACGTGCTCGCGCACCAGCAGCTGCGCCTGGGCTTCGAGCCGACGCGCGGCCGCCTGGTGCTGCGCTATTTCGACCATTGCTTCCCGCTCGCGCTGCGCAGCTACGCGCTGGTGCTGACGCAGGCGGCGCAGAGGCTCGGCGATGGCCACACGCGTGGCCAGGTCGAGGGCCTGGCTGACTCGTTTGCCGCGCTGCCGGCGCGCCCGGCGTTCGACGTGTCGATCGCGCGCAGCCGGGAAGAGCTGAAGTCGCGCCTGGCCGAGCTGGCGCAGGGCCATGCCGAGGTGGCCGCGGCCATCGACGCCGCGCTCGAGGTGATCAACGGCGAAGAGACGCGCGACACCCTGCATGCATTGCACGAAGGGCAGCACTACCGGCTGGCCTACTGGCGCGTGGCGGCCGACGAGATCAACTACCGCCGCTTCTTCGACATCAACGACCTCGCGGCGCTGCGCATGGAAGAGCCGGCCGTCTTCGAGGCCACGCATGCGATGGCGCTCGACCTGGCGGCGCAAGGCCTGGTCGACGGCCTGCGCATCGACCACCCCGACGGCCTGCACGACCCGGCGCGCTACTTCCAGCAGCTGCAGAGCGGCTACGCCGAGCGTGCGGGCATCACGCTGCCGCCGCAGCAGAGCGGCGAGCGGCCGGCCCGGCCGCTCTACGTGGTGGCCGAGAAGATCGCGGCGCCGCATGAAGACGTGCCGGAGGACTGGGCCATCCACGGCACCACCGGCTACCGCTTCGGCACCGTCGTCAACGGCGTGCTGGTCGATGGCAGCGCGGCCGAGCGCTTCGACCGCATCTGGCAGCACTTCAGCGGCGAGCGCGAGCCGTTTGCCGAGCTCGTCTACCGCGGCAAGCGCAGCGTGGCGCGCACCGCGCTCGCCTCCGAGCTGACGGTGCTGGCCACGGCGCTGATGCGCATCGCCCGCGCCGACCGCCGCACGCGCGACTACACCTTCAATGCGCTGCGCGATGCGCTGGCCGAGGTGGCGGCCTGCATGCCGGTCTACCGCACCTACATCCTCGGCAAGGCGTCGGCGCAGGACCTGCGCTTCCTCGACTGGGCGGTCGCCCATGCGCGCAAGCGCAGCGACGCGCCCGACCGCTCGGTGTTCGACTTCGTGAGCCGGGTGCTGCGCGGGCAAGGGCCCGACGGCGTGGCGCTGCCGCCCGAACACGCGGCCTGGCAATTCGCGGCGCGCTTCCAGCAGTTCTGCTCGCCGGTGGCGGCCAAGGGCGTGGAAGACACCGCCTTCTACCAGTACCACCGGCTGGTGTCGCTCAACGAGGTGGGCGGCGACCCCGGCCCCTTCGGCATGACGGTGCGGGCCTTCCACGGCGCCACCGCCGACCGCGCGGCGCGCTGGCCGCACACCATCCTCGCCACGTCGACGCACGACAACAAGCGCTCCGAAGACGTGCGCAACCGGGTCAACGTGCTCTCGGAGATGCCGGGGGCGTGGCGCCTGGGCCTCGCGCGCTGGAGGCGGCTCGCGCGCAGCCACAAGAGCGAGATCAACGGCGCGCCGGCGCCCTCGGCCGCCGATGAGTACCTCTTCTACCAGACGCTGCTCGGCACCTTGCCCGCTGGCGGGCTCGACGAAGCGGGCTTGCCGGCCTACCGCGAGCGCATCGAGCAGTACATGCTGAAGGCCGCACGCGAGGCCAAGCGCCACACCAGCTGGGTCTGCCCCGACGAGGTCTACGAGGCGGCGCTCGTGGGCTTCGTGCGCGGCGTGCTCGCGCGCGTGCAGCCCAACCCGCTGCTGAACGACCTGCAGGCGAGCGCCTCGGCGCTTGCGTGGTATGGCGCGCTGAACAGCCTCTCGATGGTGCTGATGAAGTTCACCTCGCCCGGCGTGCCCGATCTCTACCAGGGCAACGAACTCGTGACGCTCGACTTGGTCGACCCCGACAACCGCCGCCCGGTCGATTTCAGCCTGCGCGATTGCCACTTGACGGCGCTGGAGGCGATGCAATCGGAGCCCGATCTCAAGCAACACCTGCACGAGCTGGCCGAGCAGCCGCAGGACGGCCGCGCCAAGCTCTGGCTCACCTGGCGGCTGCTGCAGCTGCGCGCCGAGCGACCGGCGCTCTTTAGCGACGGGCGCTACGTGCCGCTCACGGTCACGGGTGCGCGGCACGAGCAGGCCATCGCCTATGCACGCGAACACGGCCATGAGGTGCTGGTGGTGGTGGTGGCGCGCTTTTTCTCTCGGCTCTCGCCGGAGCCCGGCGTGTTGCCGTTCGGCGAAGCCGTGTGGGGCGACACGGCCGTCGACCTCTCGCCACTCGGCGAGCAGCTCGCATCGGCCACCTGCACCGACGCGCTCACCGGGCGCCCCTTCGACATGCAAGACCAACCGCTGCCACTGGCGCAAGCCTTCTCCCTGTTCCCGGCAGTCGCATTGCGCTTCACACGGTAA
- the treZ gene encoding malto-oligosyltrehalose trehalohydrolase, protein MNSHRMPFGAAVRDDGRTDFRLWAPAAPQVTLVLGTDAKPTRIPLQAVRDGWHEALAVDAGPGTPYRFDTGHDLLVPDPASRHNPGDVHGASVVVDPRAYRWQDAGWRGRPWHEAVVYELHVGAFTPEGSFKAAAARLPELVQLGITAIELMPVADFPGRCGWGYDGVLPFAPDASYGTPDELKAFVDTAHRLGLMVLLDVVYNHFGPEGNYLHVYCPQFFNEAKRTPWGAAINFDGPHSEAVRDFFRHNALYWVEEFHFDGLRLDAVHAIHDSSPLPIAAEIAQAVRAFGNAAQRPVHVVFEHDGNRASLLERGSDGQPLFATAQWNDDLHHAAHVMLTGETDGYYGDYADGPVGRFARALAQGFIYQGQPSAHRGGVPHGEPSGHLPPGAFVSFLQNHDQVGNRAFGERITELADPVRLDAAYACLLLSPHAPMLFMGEEFAASTPFPYFCALGPELAQAVSEGRRNEFARFAAFANPAARERIPDPNAPATFESAKLRWPEREQGAHAERLATIRELLTLRREHLVPRLQAATAGGRYRFDGGLLHVSWPLGTGAQWHLVANLTDTEVAGTALPSGRVVHARHVGPEGRWPPGAVLVALEEVSPASEVRHG, encoded by the coding sequence ATGAATTCACACCGCATGCCGTTCGGCGCGGCAGTGCGCGACGACGGCCGTACCGACTTCCGCCTGTGGGCGCCGGCCGCCCCTCAGGTGACGCTGGTGCTCGGCACCGACGCCAAGCCCACGCGCATCCCCCTGCAGGCGGTGCGCGACGGCTGGCACGAAGCGCTCGCGGTCGATGCCGGGCCCGGCACGCCTTACCGTTTCGACACCGGCCACGACCTCCTCGTGCCCGACCCCGCGTCGCGCCACAACCCGGGCGACGTGCACGGCGCGAGCGTGGTGGTCGACCCGCGGGCCTACCGCTGGCAAGACGCCGGCTGGCGCGGCCGGCCCTGGCACGAGGCGGTGGTCTACGAGCTGCACGTGGGTGCGTTCACGCCCGAGGGCAGCTTCAAGGCCGCAGCGGCGCGCCTGCCCGAGCTGGTGCAGCTCGGCATCACCGCCATCGAGCTGATGCCGGTGGCCGACTTCCCCGGCCGCTGCGGCTGGGGCTACGACGGCGTGCTGCCGTTTGCGCCCGATGCGTCGTACGGCACGCCCGACGAGCTGAAGGCCTTCGTCGACACCGCGCACCGCCTCGGCCTGATGGTGCTGCTCGACGTGGTCTACAACCACTTCGGCCCCGAAGGCAACTACCTGCACGTCTACTGCCCGCAGTTCTTCAACGAAGCCAAGCGCACGCCCTGGGGCGCGGCGATCAACTTCGACGGCCCGCACAGCGAGGCCGTGCGCGACTTCTTCCGCCACAACGCGCTGTACTGGGTGGAGGAGTTCCACTTCGACGGCCTGCGGCTCGACGCGGTGCACGCCATCCACGACAGCTCGCCGCTGCCCATCGCCGCCGAGATTGCGCAGGCGGTGCGGGCCTTCGGCAACGCTGCCCAGCGGCCGGTGCACGTGGTGTTCGAGCACGACGGCAACCGCGCGAGCCTGCTCGAGCGCGGCAGCGACGGCCAGCCGCTCTTTGCCACCGCGCAGTGGAACGACGACCTGCACCACGCCGCCCACGTGATGCTGACCGGCGAGACCGACGGCTACTACGGCGACTACGCCGACGGTCCCGTGGGCCGCTTCGCCCGTGCCCTGGCGCAGGGCTTCATCTACCAGGGCCAGCCCTCCGCGCACCGCGGCGGCGTGCCGCACGGTGAGCCGAGCGGGCACCTGCCGCCGGGGGCATTCGTCTCCTTCCTGCAGAACCACGACCAAGTGGGCAACCGCGCATTCGGCGAGCGGATCACCGAGCTCGCCGACCCGGTGCGGCTGGACGCGGCGTATGCCTGCCTGCTGCTGTCGCCCCACGCGCCCATGCTCTTCATGGGCGAGGAGTTCGCGGCGTCGACGCCGTTCCCGTATTTCTGCGCGCTCGGGCCCGAGCTGGCGCAGGCCGTCTCGGAAGGCCGGCGCAACGAGTTCGCGCGTTTCGCGGCCTTCGCCAACCCGGCGGCGCGCGAGCGCATTCCCGACCCCAACGCACCGGCCACCTTCGAGTCGGCCAAGCTGCGCTGGCCGGAGCGCGAGCAGGGCGCACACGCCGAGCGGCTCGCCACCATCCGCGAGCTGCTCACCTTGCGGCGTGAACACCTCGTGCCGCGCCTGCAAGCCGCGACGGCAGGTGGCCGCTACCGTTTCGACGGCGGACTGCTCCACGTGAGCTGGCCGCTCGGCACAGGTGCGCAGTGGCACCTGGTGGCCAACCTGACCGACACCGAAGTCGCGGGCACCGCGCTGCCCTCGGGCCGCGTGGTGCATGCCCGACATGTGGGCCCGGAAGGCCGCTGGCCGCCGGGCGCCGTGCTGGTGGCGCTGGAGGAGGTGTCGCCGGCCAGCGAGGTGCGCCATGGATGA
- the glgX gene encoding glycogen debranching protein GlgX: MTRDVPITTVWPGRPYPRGATWDGEGVNFALYSQHAEKVELVFFDERGRRERQRIALRERTDNVWHCYLPQARPGMAYGYVVHGPYRPEEGHRFNPHKLLIDPYAQDFVGKLRWSDALYGYTVGHRRADLSFDRRESATYMPKCRIVDPAFTWSDDQNSDRHPQVPWSDTVIYETHVRGFTMRHPGVPEALRGTYAGLASEASIDHLRRLGVTAVELLPVHAYLNDRHLDEKGMQNYWGYNTFGFFAPEPRYAFTTDPVREFKSMVKSLHSAGIEVILDVVYNHTCEGNHLGPTVGLRGIDNAVYYAPADDPRYCADYTGCGNSLNVQHPRVLQLVMDSLRHWVEEMHVDGFRFDLATTLTREHGKVAHRGAFLAAVRQDPVLSRVKLIAEPWDLGEDGYQVGRFPPGWAEWNDKYRDGMRSYWKGDGGVIGEFARRLTGSSDLYAHAHRRPTASVNFMAAHDGFTLHDVVSYNDKHNEANGEDNRDGHNHNLSWNCGTEGETDDPEVLALRERQKRNLLATLFLSQGVPMLLAGDEMGRTQGGNNNAYAQDNEMSWLDWQMTPERSALLAFTQKLTALRRDHPTFRRRDFFAGKEIGEGLKDLIWLRPDGEEMTEAEWATDFARCLGMYLPGIALAGDDARGQPLFDDDFLLLFNAHHEDMDFLIPKIGTEPWQVAVDTSVATGTPEARALAPGESYTMKCRAMAVLRRPAHGREAS; this comes from the coding sequence ATGACAAGAGATGTTCCGATCACCACCGTCTGGCCCGGCCGGCCGTATCCACGTGGCGCCACCTGGGACGGCGAGGGCGTCAACTTTGCGCTGTATTCGCAGCATGCCGAGAAGGTCGAGCTCGTCTTCTTCGACGAGCGCGGCCGCCGGGAGCGCCAGCGCATCGCCCTGCGCGAGCGCACCGACAACGTCTGGCACTGCTACCTGCCGCAGGCGCGCCCCGGCATGGCCTACGGCTACGTCGTGCACGGCCCCTACAGGCCCGAGGAAGGGCACCGCTTCAACCCGCACAAGCTGCTGATCGACCCCTACGCGCAGGACTTCGTCGGCAAGCTGCGCTGGAGCGACGCGCTCTACGGCTACACCGTGGGCCACCGCCGTGCCGACCTCTCGTTCGACCGCCGCGAGAGCGCCACCTACATGCCCAAGTGCCGCATCGTCGACCCGGCCTTCACCTGGAGCGATGACCAGAACAGCGACCGCCACCCGCAGGTGCCGTGGAGCGACACGGTGATCTACGAGACCCACGTGCGCGGCTTCACCATGCGCCACCCCGGCGTGCCCGAGGCGCTGCGCGGCACCTACGCGGGCCTTGCGAGCGAGGCGTCCATCGACCACCTGCGCCGCCTGGGCGTGACGGCCGTCGAGCTGCTGCCGGTGCATGCCTACCTCAACGACCGGCACCTCGACGAGAAGGGCATGCAGAACTACTGGGGCTACAACACCTTCGGCTTCTTCGCCCCCGAGCCGCGCTATGCCTTCACCACCGACCCGGTGCGCGAGTTCAAGAGCATGGTCAAGTCGCTGCACAGCGCGGGCATCGAGGTGATCCTCGACGTGGTCTACAACCACACCTGCGAAGGCAACCACCTGGGGCCGACGGTCGGCCTGCGCGGCATCGACAACGCGGTCTACTACGCGCCGGCCGACGACCCGCGCTACTGCGCGGACTACACCGGTTGCGGCAATTCGCTCAATGTGCAGCATCCGCGCGTGCTGCAGCTGGTGATGGATTCGCTGCGCCACTGGGTGGAGGAGATGCACGTCGACGGCTTCCGCTTCGACCTGGCCACCACGCTCACGCGCGAGCACGGCAAGGTGGCGCACCGCGGCGCCTTCCTCGCCGCCGTGCGGCAGGACCCGGTGCTCTCGCGCGTGAAGCTCATCGCCGAGCCCTGGGACCTGGGGGAAGACGGCTACCAGGTCGGCCGCTTCCCGCCCGGCTGGGCCGAGTGGAACGACAAGTACCGCGACGGCATGCGCAGCTACTGGAAGGGCGACGGCGGGGTGATCGGCGAGTTCGCACGCCGGCTCACCGGCTCGTCCGACCTCTATGCCCACGCCCACCGCCGGCCCACCGCCAGCGTCAACTTCATGGCCGCGCACGACGGCTTCACGCTGCACGACGTCGTCTCCTACAACGACAAGCACAACGAGGCCAACGGCGAGGACAACCGCGACGGCCACAACCACAACCTGTCGTGGAACTGCGGCACCGAAGGCGAGACCGACGACCCCGAGGTGCTGGCCCTGCGCGAGCGGCAGAAGCGCAACCTGCTGGCCACGCTCTTCCTGTCGCAGGGCGTGCCCATGCTGCTGGCTGGCGACGAGATGGGCCGCACGCAGGGCGGCAACAACAACGCCTACGCCCAGGACAACGAGATGAGCTGGCTCGACTGGCAGATGACGCCCGAGCGCAGCGCGCTGCTCGCCTTCACGCAGAAGCTCACGGCCCTGCGGCGCGACCACCCGACCTTCCGCCGGCGCGACTTCTTTGCCGGCAAGGAGATCGGGGAGGGCCTGAAGGACCTGATCTGGCTGCGCCCCGATGGCGAGGAGATGACCGAGGCCGAATGGGCGACCGATTTCGCCCGCTGCCTGGGCATGTACCTGCCGGGCATCGCGCTTGCCGGTGACGATGCACGCGGCCAGCCGCTTTTCGACGACGACTTCCTCTTGCTCTTCAACGCTCACCACGAGGACATGGACTTCCTCATCCCCAAGATCGGCACCGAGCCCTGGCAGGTGGCCGTCGACACCTCGGTCGCCACCGGCACGCCGGAGGCCAGGGCCCTCGCACCGGGCGAGAGCTACACGATGAAGTGCCGCGCGATGGCAGTCTTGCGCCGGCCGGCGCATGGACGGGAGGCATCATGA
- a CDS encoding mechanosensitive ion channel family protein, translating to MDRVDVMLEPVRAFLVQVGAFLPSLAVAILVLLVGFLLAKAARFAVQRGLRAINFHIVTERSGLDGFLQRGGTQADTAAVLAALVYWLVVFAALVVAFNGMGLAHVTDLLGKVMLFLPKVIVAVLILAFGAYFARFVGNAVITYCRGVGLPDAQALGALSRYAILVFVVMIAFDQLDIGGRIISWAFLIVLGGIVFALALAFGLGGQRWAAAHLERWWPAPKPTDPDELP from the coding sequence ATGGACCGAGTCGACGTGATGCTGGAGCCCGTGCGGGCCTTTCTCGTGCAGGTGGGCGCCTTCCTGCCCAGTCTGGCGGTGGCGATCCTCGTGCTGCTGGTGGGCTTCCTGCTCGCGAAAGCCGCGCGCTTCGCGGTGCAGCGCGGCCTGCGCGCGATCAACTTCCACATCGTCACCGAGCGCTCCGGGCTCGACGGCTTCCTGCAGCGCGGCGGCACGCAGGCCGACACCGCCGCCGTGCTGGCCGCGCTCGTCTACTGGCTCGTGGTCTTCGCGGCGCTGGTAGTCGCCTTCAACGGCATGGGCCTCGCGCACGTGACCGATCTGCTGGGCAAGGTGATGCTCTTCCTGCCCAAGGTGATCGTGGCGGTGCTCATCCTCGCCTTCGGCGCGTATTTCGCCCGCTTCGTGGGCAACGCCGTCATCACCTACTGCCGCGGCGTCGGCCTGCCCGACGCGCAGGCCCTCGGCGCGCTCTCGCGCTACGCCATCCTGGTCTTCGTCGTGATGATCGCCTTCGACCAGCTCGACATCGGCGGCCGCATCATCAGCTGGGCCTTCCTCATCGTGCTCGGCGGCATCGTGTTCGCGCTGGCGCTGGCCTTCGGGCTCGGCGGGCAGCGGTGGGCGGCGGCGCACCTCGAGCGCTGGTGGCCGGCACCGAAGCCCACCGACCCTGACGAGCTCCCATGA